Within Amycolatopsis sp. FDAARGOS 1241, the genomic segment AGCCACCCCGCGGCGCCCGCCGCGATCGCGAGCGTGGTGAGCCGGTGCGCGGTCGTCTGGTCCGCGCGCAGCGCGCTCAGCAGGGTGGGAACGGCCAGCAGCACGTACGGCACCGTCGTTTCCGCGCGCGAGAACCACCAGTGCCACCGCGGGGGCGGATCCGCGTGCCGCTTCGCCACGGGTGGCAGCAGCGAGCCCCGCCAGTCCACCTTCACGTCCCGCGGGGCGCCCAGTCTCATGCCTTCAGGTCCTTCTGCTGCGGCCAGAGCACCGACCAGCTTTGGGTGCGGCCGGTGAGCAGCCAGATCGGCAGGTGCTCGCTCGCGTTGGGCACACGCAGGTGGTTTTCCACCCTGCCGATGATCCGCGCGGAACGGAAGTGCGGCGTCAGTTTCGCCGGATCCGCCCCCACGAAGAGCACCGCGTCGGCGGAATCGGGCGGCCGGCCGAAGTACCAGAGGCCGCGGCTGCCGCTGTAGGCCTCCGGCAGGCCGAACTCCGGGCCGTAGCGGTCGAGCGCGCCGCCGGCCCAGTAGCCGGCCGTGACGAGCGCGGTGCGGGTGCGTTCTCCGGGTGGCAGCAGCCGGTAGACCCCGGCGACGGCCTCCGCGAGGTCCGGCCAGCCGACCTCTTCGGTGGCGTACGCCGGATGCGGGGCTTCGGGGTGCTCGACGAGCCACTGCACGGGCCACACGGGTAGCGCGTAGGGCAGGCTGTACAGCGCCGACAGGACGAACACCGGCCACGTGGGCACCCACCGCCACCACAGCGCGGGCCGCCGGTCCTGCAGGTGCACGGCCGCGGCGGCCCACAGGATCGGGAACGTCCCGGCGGCGTAGTAGAACCGGCCGTTGGCCACGAGGAACAGCGCGACGACGCCGACCGCCGTCCTCAGCGCACCGACCGAGAACAGCGCGAGCGCGCCGAGCAGCACCACGGCCGCGAACCAGCCGAGGTTCACCGGCAGCGCCATGCCCAGCGCGATCCTGCCCGCCCCCACGACGAGCAGGATCGCGACCGCGACGGCGGCCAGGTTCACCAGCAGCTGCGCGGCCAGCAGCCGGCCGGGCGGCACGGGGCTCGCCGACAGGCGCTTGAGCACACCCTTCTCGCGGTAGGTGGCCACGGCGGCCGGGAACAGCATCACCGCGAGCATCCCGATCAGGATCGCCACCGCCATCGGCGCGATCAGCGTCGGCAGCGCGGCGTGCCCGCCGAGTTCGGCGCTCGGCTGGTTCGTGCCCGGCATCAGGCCGAACACGAGCACGAGCGCGAGCGGGATGCCGAGCGCCGTGATGGGCGCACCCGGGTCGCGCAGGAACAGCTTCGCCTCGACGGCGGTCATCTTCCCCAGCATTTCCTTGCCCCTTCAGCCCATCTTCTTGCCGGTCAGCGCGACGAACGCATCGTCGAGGCCGGCTTGGTCCACCCGCAGGTCCCCGGCGATGACCTGGCGGCGGGCGAGGAACGACGTGACGGTCTGCAGCGCGGCGCCGCGGCCCGTCACCACGAGCTGGGAGCCGTGGCGCTCGACCTCGAGCACGTCGGGCAGGCCCGAGAGCTCGCCGAGATCGACCGGCGCCGAGGGGCGGAACCGGATGCGCTGCTCGGCGCCGATCCGGCGGACCAGGCCCGCGGGCGTGTCGACGGCCGCGACGCGCCCCGCGTCGATCACGGCGATCCGGTCGCAGAGCCGCTCGGCTTCCTCCATGAAGTGCGTGACCAGCACGACCGTCACGCCTTCCGCGCGCACGGCCTCGACGAGGTCCCAGGTATCGCGGCGGGCCTGCGGGTCCAAGCCCGTGGTGAGCTCGTCGAGCACCGCGACCTCGGGGCTGCCGACGAGCGCGAGCGCGATCGACAGGCGCTGCTGCCGGCCCCCCGACAGCTTGTTGTACGGCGTCGCACGCTGGTCCGTGAGCCCCAGCAGGCCGAGCAGCCGCTCGGGGTCCGCGGGCTTGCGGTAGAAGGACGAGTACAGCTCAAGCGCCTCGCCCACTCGCAGCCGGTCGGGCAGCCGGCTCTCCTGCAGCTGCACACCCACGCGCTGGCGCAGCTCGGCGCGGTCGCGGCGCGAGTCGAGCCCGAGCACCGAGCACGTGCCGGCGTCGGGCACCCGCAGGCCCTCGACGCACTCGACCGTCGTCGTCTTGCCCGCGCCGTTCGGGCCGACGATCCCGAAGATCTCGCCCCGCTCCACGGTGAACGACACGTCGTCCACCGCCACTTTCTCGCCGTAGGTCTTGTGGAGGTGCTGGACCTCGATCACCGGCATGGCCGCCGTCCCCTCTCGATC encodes:
- a CDS encoding ABC transporter permease, with translation MTAVEAKLFLRDPGAPITALGIPLALVLVFGLMPGTNQPSAELGGHAALPTLIAPMAVAILIGMLAVMLFPAAVATYREKGVLKRLSASPVPPGRLLAAQLLVNLAAVAVAILLVVGAGRIALGMALPVNLGWFAAVVLLGALALFSVGALRTAVGVVALFLVANGRFYYAAGTFPILWAAAAVHLQDRRPALWWRWVPTWPVFVLSALYSLPYALPVWPVQWLVEHPEAPHPAYATEEVGWPDLAEAVAGVYRLLPPGERTRTALVTAGYWAGGALDRYGPEFGLPEAYSGSRGLWYFGRPPDSADAVLFVGADPAKLTPHFRSARIIGRVENHLRVPNASEHLPIWLLTGRTQSWSVLWPQQKDLKA
- a CDS encoding ABC transporter ATP-binding protein — protein: MPVIEVQHLHKTYGEKVAVDDVSFTVERGEIFGIVGPNGAGKTTTVECVEGLRVPDAGTCSVLGLDSRRDRAELRQRVGVQLQESRLPDRLRVGEALELYSSFYRKPADPERLLGLLGLTDQRATPYNKLSGGRQQRLSIALALVGSPEVAVLDELTTGLDPQARRDTWDLVEAVRAEGVTVVLVTHFMEEAERLCDRIAVIDAGRVAAVDTPAGLVRRIGAEQRIRFRPSAPVDLGELSGLPDVLEVERHGSQLVVTGRGAALQTVTSFLARRQVIAGDLRVDQAGLDDAFVALTGKKMG